In Crinalium epipsammum PCC 9333, the following are encoded in one genomic region:
- the egtD gene encoding L-histidine N(alpha)-methyltransferase produces the protein MSLSQAASGKSATQSTIAQRLQVEYLVNPNQSSEIASATGNDVIQGLNQTPKTIPAKYFYDDQGSLLFEQICELPEYYLTRTETAILQQYAHEIANLTGHCELVELGSGSSTKTRILLDAYNQLGYPLYYIPVDVSGGILESSAKDLLVKYPSLQVHGLVSTYELALQRLTPTQLPSRMICFIGSTLGNLQPEECDDFLSKITAAMEPGEYFLLGIDLQKPKHILEAAYNDSQGVTAAFNLNMLQHLNQRFQGNFDSNQFEHQAFYNESQHQVEMHLRSLKAQTVQLQALNLTIAFEDGETILTEISRKFNLKTIQQELQTRGLKPLKAWTDANQWFGLLLCQLQ, from the coding sequence ATGTCACTTTCTCAGGCTGCAAGCGGTAAGTCCGCTACTCAATCTACAATAGCTCAACGCTTGCAAGTAGAGTATTTAGTTAACCCAAATCAGTCTTCAGAAATAGCCTCTGCGACTGGTAACGATGTAATTCAAGGACTAAATCAAACCCCTAAAACTATACCAGCAAAATATTTCTATGACGATCAAGGTTCTTTATTATTTGAGCAAATTTGTGAATTACCAGAATATTACTTAACCCGTACAGAAACAGCAATTTTACAACAATATGCTCACGAAATTGCTAATTTAACGGGGCATTGTGAACTGGTAGAATTAGGAAGTGGTAGTTCTACTAAAACTCGCATCTTACTAGATGCTTATAATCAATTGGGATACCCATTGTATTATATACCAGTTGATGTCAGTGGTGGAATTTTAGAAAGCAGTGCCAAAGATTTACTGGTTAAATATCCATCGCTACAAGTTCACGGTTTAGTCAGCACTTACGAACTAGCATTACAGCGCCTCACTCCGACACAATTACCTAGCAGAATGATTTGCTTTATCGGTAGCACTTTAGGTAATCTACAACCTGAAGAATGCGATGATTTCTTATCAAAAATTACTGCTGCTATGGAACCAGGAGAATACTTTTTACTAGGAATTGATCTGCAAAAACCAAAACATATATTAGAAGCTGCATATAACGATAGCCAGGGAGTAACTGCTGCATTTAATCTCAATATGCTGCAACACCTTAATCAACGCTTTCAGGGGAATTTTGACAGCAACCAATTTGAACATCAAGCTTTTTATAATGAGTCTCAGCATCAAGTTGAGATGCACTTACGGAGTTTAAAAGCACAAACTGTGCAGTTACAAGCATTAAATTTAACGATTGCTTTTGAAGATGGTGAAACAATTTTAACTGAAATATCTCGCAAATTTAATCTCAAGACTATACAGCAGGAACTACAGACACGAGGTTTAAAACCTTTGAAAGCATGGACTGATGCTAATCAATGGTTTGGCTTGTTGTTGTGTCAATTGCAATAA
- the egtB gene encoding ergothioneine biosynthesis protein EgtB, with protein MNNFISECLSLSNLDDRRQEIKQEMELCRSTTLKLFQGIDYETFCCQAHPDFSPVGWHLGHIAFIESLWLLEKFAQLPPLFPQYRRLFAADGLPKKQRGNLPTLEETKHYLDTVRKQVFQYLETADLEQQERLWRWLIQHESQHTETITFVLQLQGIKINLAERSPSPQVIIPNTPPTDEMVQIPAGKFEMGNDSIEALDNERLVHRVYLDTYCIDRYPVTCGQYRTFIEAGGYHNQNLWSDSGWEWLQKNSLNQPRYWTSDRNLDYHPVCGVSWYEAEAYAQFAGKRLPTEAEWEKAVSWDATLGCRRTYPWGEATPDDSLCNHNNIVGQTTPVNAYQTAQSFYGLYDTLGNVWEWTSSWFDGYAGFISYPYIGYSQVYFDGQHRVLRGGSWATSPWGLRASFRNWYHPHVREILAGFRCASS; from the coding sequence ATGAACAACTTTATCTCTGAATGTTTATCTCTATCTAATTTGGATGATAGAAGGCAAGAAATTAAACAAGAGATGGAACTTTGCCGTAGTACTACGCTTAAGCTGTTTCAAGGCATTGACTACGAGACATTTTGTTGTCAGGCTCATCCAGATTTTAGTCCCGTAGGTTGGCACTTAGGGCATATTGCTTTTATAGAGTCTTTGTGGTTGTTAGAGAAATTCGCTCAATTACCGCCTTTATTTCCCCAATACCGTCGCTTATTTGCTGCGGATGGGTTGCCAAAAAAGCAGCGTGGCAATTTACCAACCTTAGAAGAAACTAAACACTATTTAGATACAGTTAGAAAGCAAGTTTTCCAATATTTAGAAACTGCTGATTTAGAACAGCAAGAACGTCTTTGGCGTTGGCTAATTCAGCATGAAAGCCAACATACTGAAACTATTACTTTTGTACTGCAATTGCAGGGTATTAAGATTAATTTAGCAGAGCGATCGCCATCTCCACAAGTCATTATCCCCAACACCCCACCTACTGACGAGATGGTTCAAATCCCCGCAGGTAAATTTGAAATGGGGAACGACTCTATCGAAGCATTAGATAATGAAAGATTAGTTCACCGAGTTTACTTAGATACATACTGTATTGACCGCTACCCTGTTACTTGCGGACAATATCGCACTTTCATAGAAGCAGGTGGTTATCACAACCAAAACTTGTGGTCAGATAGTGGTTGGGAATGGTTACAAAAAAATTCTCTCAACCAACCGCGATATTGGACAAGCGATCGCAACTTAGATTATCATCCCGTTTGTGGCGTTAGCTGGTACGAAGCAGAAGCTTATGCACAGTTTGCTGGTAAAAGATTACCAACAGAAGCAGAATGGGAAAAAGCTGTTAGTTGGGATGCAACCCTGGGATGTCGTCGTACTTACCCTTGGGGTGAAGCTACACCAGATGATTCTTTATGTAATCACAACAATATAGTTGGACAAACAACACCAGTTAACGCTTACCAAACTGCACAAAGCTTTTATGGTTTATACGATACTTTAGGGAATGTCTGGGAGTGGACATCATCCTGGTTTGACGGCTATGCAGGTTTTATTAGCTATCCTTACATAGGTTATTCTCAGGTTTATTTTGATGGACAGCACCGAGTTTTAAGAGGAGGTAGCTGGGCGACTTCTCCTTGGGGTTTACGCGCTAGCTTCCGCAACTGGTATCATCCCCATGTGCGCGAGATTTTAGCTGGTTTTCGCTGCGCTAGTAGTTAA
- the egtC gene encoding ergothioneine biosynthesis protein EgtC — MCRILGYLGSPLLLDYLVSKPEHSLIVQSYQPREMTSGVVNADGFGIGWYHAQRDTEPFTYKNTLPIWSDINLPSLSRYVESGCVLANVRSATGGQAVDLSNCQPFRYKDLLLTHNGAIKNFRKTLYRPIRSLLNDEAYQAIEGITDSENIFALLINQLMTHSDITLEKALYNTLEILKELASLHQVSFSANIIVSDGHRLVCSRFAHNVPVPSLYWLRDDPTFPEAVIVASEPLFASNWISFPENSIISFGEDLDINEQLTINN, encoded by the coding sequence ATGTGTCGTATATTAGGCTATCTTGGATCACCACTACTGCTGGATTACTTAGTCTCTAAGCCAGAACACTCTTTAATTGTACAAAGCTATCAACCCCGTGAGATGACATCAGGTGTAGTCAACGCTGATGGTTTTGGCATCGGTTGGTATCATGCACAACGAGATACTGAACCATTTACCTACAAAAATACACTACCAATCTGGAGTGATATTAACCTACCAAGCCTCAGCCGTTATGTTGAGTCAGGTTGTGTACTAGCTAATGTGCGTAGTGCAACGGGTGGACAAGCCGTTGATTTAAGTAACTGCCAACCTTTTCGTTATAAAGATTTATTATTAACTCACAACGGGGCGATCAAAAACTTTAGGAAGACACTGTATAGACCAATACGCTCTCTCCTTAACGATGAAGCTTATCAGGCAATTGAGGGCATTACTGATTCTGAAAATATATTCGCTTTACTGATTAATCAGTTGATGACACATTCAGATATCACCCTGGAAAAAGCCTTGTATAACACATTAGAAATTCTCAAAGAGTTAGCTAGTTTACATCAGGTGAGCTTTTCTGCAAATATTATCGTTAGTGATGGGCATCGTCTGGTGTGCAGTCGCTTCGCCCATAATGTGCCAGTTCCATCATTGTACTGGCTACGAGATGACCCAACATTTCCAGAAGCCGTAATTGTCGCTTCTGAACCCTTGTTTGCAAGTAATTGGATTAGCTTTCCTGAAAATAGTATTATCAGTTTTGGAGAAGATCTTGATATCAATGAACAATTAACAATTAACAATTAA
- a CDS encoding Spy/CpxP family protein refolding chaperone translates to MAINRLLVLAAVPFVMGGFSFAVSDKAVADQSTLVAQNAPQPARQNKGWGKKFEQLGLSAEQKTKIQQIKQSTRQQMSSIFTAEQKQQMQTARQQKQRPNLNLTEDQKTRLKALRQSSKTQIEAVLTDAQKQKLQELKQQWQQNRQNRQKPTT, encoded by the coding sequence ATGGCTATTAATCGACTGTTAGTACTCGCTGCTGTACCTTTTGTAATGGGTGGTTTCAGTTTTGCTGTTTCAGATAAAGCGGTAGCTGATCAATCTACCCTAGTAGCACAAAATGCACCACAACCCGCCAGACAAAACAAAGGATGGGGAAAGAAATTTGAACAACTCGGTTTGAGTGCTGAACAAAAGACAAAAATTCAGCAAATTAAACAGTCTACTCGTCAGCAAATGAGTAGTATATTCACCGCAGAGCAGAAGCAACAAATGCAAACTGCTAGGCAACAAAAGCAACGTCCTAATTTGAATCTAACTGAAGACCAAAAAACCAGACTCAAAGCGTTGCGGCAATCTTCCAAGACCCAGATAGAAGCTGTTCTAACTGATGCCCAAAAGCAAAAGCTTCAGGAATTGAAACAGCAATGGCAGCAAAATCGTCAAAATCGTCAGAAACCCACAACCTAA
- a CDS encoding thylakoid membrane photosystem I accumulation factor has product MIFSGLRQLTSVNHRHSLRRIVSGWVLTLIATLSCVLFLGMPSALAGINDDNFDGNIYALYGGNGSLVPAKDTIVSALQRSKPALLVFFLDDSRDSKQFATVVSTLQAYYGRAASFIPVNVDAIPIKSTYTPQEPGYYYQGVVPQTVLLDQNGKVVLNEKGRIPFEKVDDVFREVFNLVPNTESKQLKQKAFNEFNTELAR; this is encoded by the coding sequence ATGATTTTTTCTGGGTTACGCCAATTGACTTCTGTTAATCATCGCCATTCATTGCGACGTATTGTGTCCGGTTGGGTTCTGACATTAATCGCAACATTAAGCTGCGTGTTGTTTCTAGGAATGCCGTCAGCACTAGCTGGTATTAACGACGATAATTTTGATGGCAATATTTATGCCCTCTATGGTGGTAATGGTTCCCTAGTACCAGCAAAAGATACAATAGTAAGTGCTTTACAACGAAGTAAACCCGCGTTGTTAGTTTTCTTTCTTGATGACAGCAGGGATTCTAAGCAATTTGCAACGGTTGTCTCCACTTTGCAAGCTTATTATGGTCGGGCAGCAAGTTTTATACCTGTGAATGTGGATGCTATTCCAATTAAATCTACCTACACACCCCAAGAACCTGGATATTATTACCAGGGTGTTGTACCACAAACAGTGTTACTCGATCAAAATGGTAAAGTTGTCCTGAATGAAAAGGGCAGAATACCTTTTGAGAAGGTAGACGATGTTTTCCGCGAAGTATTTAATTTAGTGCCAAACACTGAGTCAAAGCAGTTAAAGCAAAAAGCCTTTAATGAGTTTAATACAGAGTTAGCACGTTAA
- a CDS encoding glycosyltransferase has product MTHFGIICPPYSGHINPLAALGRELRSRGHKITFLQIPDVESKVRSEGLDFYPLGMSIYKRGELAKTLQQLTQLSGIEALNYSVNFCKLITEIICKDAPNAIKFLGIEALLVDQLEPVGETVAEFLKIPFICVSSGQVIHRRVDVPPFFTGWSYKKTWWARLGNQAFYYILDRSCESILQVINQYRRKWNLSDYPEIYASYSKLAHISQQPAAFDFPCPNLPAHFHYIAPFRNASPRAVSFPFERLTGQPLIYASLGSIQNTKDDIFHKIAAACADLDVQLVITHGGGMSAEAVQKLPGSPLVVEYAPQLEVLSKASLTITHGGLNTVLDSLSYGVPLVAIPITFEQPGTGARIRWTKTGEVIPLKKLTIPRLRRAIKKVLTEESYSKNALKIKNAIAQSGGVKRAADIVEQAINSNPATSLPLRAYPKSTFKSI; this is encoded by the coding sequence ATGACACACTTTGGTATAATTTGCCCGCCTTATTCTGGTCATATAAATCCGTTAGCCGCATTAGGGAGAGAACTGCGATCGCGCGGTCATAAAATCACCTTTCTACAAATTCCTGATGTAGAATCTAAAGTACGTTCCGAAGGTCTAGACTTTTATCCCCTTGGAATGTCTATTTATAAAAGGGGCGAACTGGCTAAAACACTCCAACAGCTAACTCAATTAAGTGGAATAGAAGCCTTAAATTATTCTGTCAACTTTTGCAAACTGATAACAGAAATAATCTGTAAAGATGCACCTAATGCAATTAAATTTTTAGGGATTGAAGCACTATTAGTAGATCAACTTGAACCTGTAGGCGAAACGGTCGCGGAATTTCTCAAAATCCCTTTTATTTGTGTATCATCTGGTCAAGTAATTCACCGAAGAGTAGACGTTCCTCCCTTCTTTACTGGTTGGAGTTACAAAAAGACTTGGTGGGCGCGTCTAGGCAATCAAGCTTTTTATTACATATTAGACCGCAGTTGTGAATCAATTTTGCAAGTTATTAATCAGTATCGCCGTAAGTGGAATTTATCGGATTACCCTGAAATATATGCTTCTTACTCTAAACTTGCCCATATTAGTCAACAGCCTGCTGCTTTTGATTTTCCCTGCCCAAATTTACCCGCTCATTTCCACTACATAGCGCCATTTCGCAATGCTTCCCCGCGTGCGGTTTCGTTTCCTTTTGAAAGGTTAACAGGACAACCTTTAATCTATGCTTCTTTGGGAAGTATACAGAATACAAAAGATGATATTTTTCATAAAATTGCAGCCGCTTGTGCCGATTTAGATGTGCAATTGGTGATTACTCATGGAGGTGGAATGAGTGCAGAAGCAGTGCAAAAGCTGCCTGGTTCTCCACTGGTTGTTGAGTATGCGCCACAACTGGAAGTTTTATCTAAAGCTAGTTTAACAATTACTCACGGGGGACTTAATACAGTACTTGATTCTTTGAGTTATGGAGTACCTTTAGTTGCGATTCCGATTACTTTTGAACAGCCAGGAACGGGTGCGCGTATTCGGTGGACAAAAACTGGGGAAGTAATACCTTTAAAAAAATTAACTATTCCACGATTACGACGAGCGATCAAGAAGGTACTAACAGAGGAATCTTACTCCAAGAATGCTTTGAAAATCAAGAATGCGATCGCGCAATCAGGAGGAGTAAAACGCGCTGCTGATATTGTGGAGCAAGCTATCAATTCCAACCCTGCAACATCACTACCATTAAGAGCCTATCCTAAAAGTACTTTCAAGAGTATTTAA